The sequence GCGGACGCGGCCAACGTGCAGGCGCACTCCGGCAGCCAGGCCAACATGGGCGCCTTCATGGCGCTGATGAAGCCGGGCGACACCATGCTGTCGCTGGACCTCAATTCCGGCGGCCACCTCACGCACGGCGCGTCCTTCAACTTCTCCGGCAAGCTCTACAAGGTCGTCCACTACGGTCTGACGCGCGATACGGAGACCATCGACTTCGCGCAGGTGGAGGCGCTGGCCAAGGAGCACAAGCCCAAGGTCATCGTCGTGGGCGCCAGCGCCTACCCGCGCACGCTGGACTTCGCGAAGTTCCGCGAGATTGCCGACGCCGTGGGCGCGGCGATGCTGGTGGACATGGCGCACATCGCGGGCCTCGTGGCCGCGGGCGTGCACCCGTCTCCGGTGCCCTTCGCGGAAATCGTCACCAGCACCACGCACAAGACGCTGCGCGGCCCGCGCGGTGGCCTGGTGCTGTGCAAGGAGCCGTTCGCGAAGACCATCAACAGTCAAATCTTCCCCGGCATCCAGGGCGGTCCGCTGATGCACGTCATCGCGGGCAAGGCGGTGGCCTTCAAGGAGGCGCTGTCGCCGGAGTTCAAGGCGTACCAGAAGCAGATTGTGTCCAACGCCAAGGCGCTGGCGGAGGCGCTGAAGGGCGCGGGCCTGCGGCTGTGCTCGGGCGGGACGGACAACCACCTGATGCTGGTGGACCTGCGGCCCAAGAAGCTCACGGGCAAGGTGGCCGAGGAGGTGCTCGGCAAGGCCGGCATCACCGTGAACAAGAACATGATTCCGTTCGACCCGGAGAAGCCGATGACGACGTCCGGCGTCCGGGTGGGCACGCCGGCGATTACGACGCGCGGCATGCGCGAGGCGGAGATGGCGGTGGTGGGGCGGCTCATCGGCGAGGCGCTGGACGCGGCGCACGACGACGCGGCCCTCACGCGCATCAAGGGCAAGGTGAAGGAGCTGTCCCAGGGCTTCCCGCTGTACGCCTCGCGGTTGAAGTAGGAGGCTCTTCGGGCTTCTTCTTCGGGAGAAGTCCCGCCACGTCATGCGCTGCCCCTTCTGCCAGGATGCCGAGAACAAGGTCATCGACTCGCGCGAGTCGCATGAGGGCTCGGTCATCCGCCGGCGCCGCGAGTGCCTGGCGTGCAAGCGCCGCTTCACCACGTACGAGCGGGTGGAGGAGCTCTACCCGCTCATCGTGAAGAAGGACGGCCGGCGAGAGCAGTTCGACCGCGAGAAG comes from Pyxidicoccus parkwaysis and encodes:
- the glyA gene encoding serine hydroxymethyltransferase, with protein sequence MENTRTLADVDPEIARVLREETQRQEEGLELIASENFVSPAVMEAVGSVLTNKYAEGYPGKRYYGGCEVVDIAENLALSRVKELFGADAANVQAHSGSQANMGAFMALMKPGDTMLSLDLNSGGHLTHGASFNFSGKLYKVVHYGLTRDTETIDFAQVEALAKEHKPKVIVVGASAYPRTLDFAKFREIADAVGAAMLVDMAHIAGLVAAGVHPSPVPFAEIVTSTTHKTLRGPRGGLVLCKEPFAKTINSQIFPGIQGGPLMHVIAGKAVAFKEALSPEFKAYQKQIVSNAKALAEALKGAGLRLCSGGTDNHLMLVDLRPKKLTGKVAEEVLGKAGITVNKNMIPFDPEKPMTTSGVRVGTPAITTRGMREAEMAVVGRLIGEALDAAHDDAALTRIKGKVKELSQGFPLYASRLK